Proteins from a genomic interval of Nostoc sp. TCL240-02:
- a CDS encoding ABC transporter permease: MNIEKNGISQIEKLPRLWGNWLQPLILLAPSGIWLLLLLVLPTLIIFELSLVADIRPGDLVNPNGFQNYIRIFDPLYLQVIVRSLFFALGTTIICLILGFPVAYWIAQIAPQRWRNLLLLGFVLPLWTSSLLRSYAWITILRPTGLLNSLLSTFGLPTLQLLNQSQAVFIGMSYSLLPYMVLILYASLEKLDKRLLEAAADLGANPVETFFQVTVPQILPGITAASMLVFITGLGDFVDPELLGGASSMTAARLVYNQFLGATQNWGFGSALSMTLILLVSIAIALLIKFGEPAPKR, from the coding sequence ATGAATATTGAAAAAAATGGGATTTCCCAAATAGAAAAATTGCCTCGCCTATGGGGAAATTGGCTGCAACCTTTGATATTACTTGCACCATCGGGGATTTGGTTATTACTTTTGTTGGTGCTGCCAACTTTGATAATTTTCGAGTTAAGTTTAGTTGCAGACATTCGTCCGGGAGATTTGGTTAATCCCAACGGATTCCAAAACTACATCCGAATATTTGACCCACTTTACTTACAAGTAATTGTGCGATCGCTATTTTTTGCATTGGGCACTACAATAATTTGTTTAATTTTAGGCTTCCCTGTCGCTTATTGGATTGCTCAGATAGCGCCGCAGCGTTGGCGAAATTTGCTGCTATTAGGCTTTGTCTTACCTTTGTGGACTTCCTCGTTACTCCGCTCTTATGCTTGGATTACAATTCTTCGCCCTACTGGTTTGCTGAACAGTTTACTCAGCACTTTCGGTTTACCTACTTTGCAATTACTTAACCAGAGTCAAGCTGTATTTATTGGTATGAGTTACAGCTTGTTACCCTATATGGTTTTGATTTTATATGCGTCTCTCGAAAAGCTAGACAAGCGGTTGTTAGAAGCGGCAGCTGATTTAGGTGCAAATCCGGTAGAAACTTTTTTCCAGGTAACTGTACCGCAAATTCTGCCTGGAATTACGGCTGCTTCTATGCTTGTATTCATCACAGGCTTGGGGGATTTTGTCGATCCAGAATTACTTGGTGGTGCTTCTAGTATGACGGCAGCGCGGTTAGTTTATAACCAGTTTCTGGGAGCCACCCAAAATTGGGGGTTTGGTTCTGCTTTAAGTATGACGTTAATTTTGCTTGTTAGTATTGCGATCGCGCTTTTAATTAAGTTTGGCGAACCTGCACCCAAACGCTAA